A genomic stretch from Sulfurimonas sediminis includes:
- a CDS encoding RNA polymerase sigma factor FliA yields the protein MINNAYLQDLKHKEDELALQYLPAVKAMAFRLKERLPSSVDFSDLSAIGTEELIKLARRYDEKLNNSFWGYAKKRVYGAMLDYLRSLDILSRASRKLVKAIDYAVQEYMLTHDEEPSDEELADILDESIEKVHEARIASNIYTVMPLHDQLQVGDEGAALVQIEKEELIGVIKKVLSSYKEREQMIIQLYYFEELTLKEISDILDITESRISQIHKSVIQKIKESIGA from the coding sequence ATGATAAACAATGCCTACCTTCAAGATCTCAAACACAAAGAAGATGAACTGGCATTGCAATATCTTCCTGCCGTAAAAGCAATGGCTTTTCGGCTCAAAGAGCGGCTTCCAAGCTCGGTGGACTTTAGTGATCTTTCAGCAATCGGTACAGAAGAACTGATAAAACTGGCTAGACGATATGATGAAAAGCTCAATAATTCTTTTTGGGGCTATGCAAAAAAAAGAGTTTATGGTGCAATGCTTGACTATTTGAGAAGTCTGGATATTTTAAGCCGTGCGAGCCGTAAACTTGTAAAAGCTATAGATTATGCAGTTCAGGAATATATGCTGACACATGATGAAGAACCGAGTGATGAAGAACTGGCAGATATACTGGATGAAAGTATTGAAAAAGTTCATGAAGCACGCATCGCATCAAACATTTATACAGTCATGCCTCTGCATGATCAATTGCAGGTTGGTGATGAAGGTGCAGCCCTTGTTCAAATTGAAAAAGAAGAGTTGATTGGCGTAATAAAAAAAGTTCTTTCCTCTTATAAAGAGAGAGAACAGATGATAATTCAGCTATACTACTTTGAAGAGCTGACTTTAAAAGAAATTAGTGATATTTTAGATATAACCGAGTCCCGTATTTCACAAATTCACAAGTCTGTAATCCAAAAAATTAAAGAGAGTATAGGAGCATAA
- the mnmA gene encoding tRNA 2-thiouridine(34) synthase MnmA: MKEKVLVGMSGGVDSTITSLLLKEQGYEVEGLYMKLHSKPGYHEIHQVRAQKAADFVGIKLHVLDLQETFNKKVFQPFIDTYAEGKTPNPCALCNRNLKFGEMIKFADEIGAEYLATGHYIKTDGKYLYSADDDTKDQSYFLFYINREILPRLKFPLGERHKKDIKALAASIKGLESFSSQAESSEICFVETTYTDLLKDYVEVDQPGEVLDQEGNVIGEHKGYMHYTIGKRKGFTVHGAHEPHFVLSINPKKNQIVVGKKEDLACYDVKLNNLNMFDDRKEFDTTVKLRYRTKAVKCHVKIEEDVAYLKLEESVFGIAVGQAAVFYDDDKLIGGGWIIES, translated from the coding sequence ATGAAAGAAAAAGTTTTAGTAGGAATGAGCGGAGGGGTTGATTCAACAATTACTTCTTTATTGTTAAAAGAGCAGGGGTATGAAGTGGAAGGATTATACATGAAACTTCATTCAAAACCCGGGTATCATGAAATTCACCAAGTACGTGCACAAAAAGCTGCTGACTTTGTTGGTATTAAGTTGCATGTACTGGATTTGCAAGAAACTTTTAATAAAAAAGTATTTCAACCATTTATAGATACATACGCTGAAGGAAAAACTCCAAATCCGTGTGCTCTGTGCAACAGAAACCTCAAATTTGGTGAAATGATAAAATTTGCTGATGAAATCGGTGCAGAGTATTTGGCAACCGGACATTATATTAAAACAGACGGAAAGTATTTATACTCTGCAGATGATGATACAAAAGATCAAAGTTATTTTCTTTTTTATATTAACAGAGAAATTCTACCAAGATTAAAATTTCCATTAGGTGAAAGACATAAAAAAGATATAAAAGCATTAGCTGCATCCATAAAAGGATTGGAATCATTTTCATCGCAGGCGGAATCAAGTGAAATCTGTTTTGTAGAAACAACATATACTGATCTGTTAAAAGACTATGTAGAAGTTGATCAACCGGGAGAGGTTCTTGATCAAGAGGGCAATGTTATCGGTGAACATAAGGGGTATATGCATTATACAATCGGAAAACGTAAAGGCTTTACAGTACATGGCGCACATGAGCCTCATTTTGTACTGAGTATCAATCCGAAAAAAAATCAAATAGTTGTCGGGAAAAAAGAAGATCTGGCATGTTATGATGTGAAACTCAATAATCTAAATATGTTTGATGACAGAAAAGAGTTTGACACAACAGTAAAACTCCGTTATAGAACAAAAGCAGTCAAGTGCCATGTAAAAATAGAAGAAGATGTGGCCTATTTGAAACTTGAAGAGAGTGTATTTGGTATTGCAGTCGGACAGGCCGCTGTATTTTATGATGATGACAAACTTATAGGTGGCGGCTGGATTATAGAATCCTAG
- the aroQ gene encoding type II 3-dehydroquinate dehydratase: MKIVVIQGPNLNMLGIREQNIYGPMKLEQIHAQMKDVATQNGVEIEFFQSNLEGEIVDKIQECYGEAQGLIINAAAYTHTSIAIRDAISAVSLPTIEVHISNIHRREEFRQKNMIAPVCTSSVVGFGPFGYHLAMMGMLQIMNEIKAAQEAQAQAQKQV, encoded by the coding sequence ATGAAAATAGTGGTTATTCAAGGTCCAAATTTAAATATGCTAGGAATTCGTGAACAAAATATTTACGGTCCGATGAAATTAGAACAGATTCATGCACAGATGAAAGATGTAGCAACTCAAAACGGTGTGGAAATAGAATTTTTTCAAAGTAATCTTGAGGGTGAAATTGTAGATAAAATTCAGGAGTGCTACGGTGAAGCACAGGGATTGATTATCAATGCTGCTGCCTATACGCACACTTCTATCGCTATCCGCGATGCCATTTCTGCTGTTAGCTTGCCTACCATAGAAGTGCATATCAGCAATATTCACAGACGTGAAGAGTTTAGACAAAAAAATATGATTGCACCTGTCTGCACATCATCTGTTGTCGGTTTCGGACCTTTTGGCTACCATTTGGCTATGATGGGTATGCTTCAGATTATGAACGAAATCAAAGCGGCCCAAGAAGCGCAGGCGCAAGCACAGAAACAGGTTTAA
- the fliY gene encoding flagellar motor switch protein FliY: MSDFIKLFEDETVGTIEALIGTAPTLELKEKQELSIISNIVPPIVLVKIKVSGDVDAEAMVALPPNLAASLSDMMMGEEASEREDVSEDDMDATKEIVSNIFGAIANTLSAQKELPVLSFSIENIELVGDNDEVSLESFSRMYIYKFNLESVHSLLMFIIDEKLKNLLFPSESSEETVDAHEHTSSTGTSEHVTSNCEEDITLSSEEMKNIALIMDVKLPVKVRIGKKRMLLKDVLNMDIGSVIELNQLANDPLDILVDNHVIAQGEVVIVDGNFGIQVTTIGTKKERLTQLKG; this comes from the coding sequence ATGAGTGACTTTATAAAACTATTTGAAGATGAAACAGTTGGTACTATTGAAGCACTTATTGGAACTGCTCCAACTTTAGAGTTAAAAGAAAAACAGGAATTAAGTATCATTTCCAACATTGTTCCGCCTATTGTTTTGGTGAAAATCAAGGTAAGCGGAGATGTGGATGCAGAGGCAATGGTAGCATTACCACCAAATTTGGCAGCATCACTTTCAGACATGATGATGGGTGAAGAAGCCAGTGAGAGAGAAGATGTAAGCGAAGATGATATGGATGCTACAAAAGAGATAGTATCAAATATTTTTGGTGCTATTGCAAATACGCTTTCTGCTCAAAAAGAGTTACCTGTTTTGTCTTTCAGTATTGAAAATATAGAGTTGGTCGGCGATAATGATGAAGTCAGCCTAGAATCTTTCAGCAGAATGTATATATATAAGTTTAACCTGGAATCTGTGCATTCATTGTTGATGTTTATTATAGATGAAAAATTAAAAAATTTGCTGTTTCCATCAGAATCTTCAGAAGAAACAGTCGATGCACATGAGCATACGAGCAGTACTGGTACTTCGGAACATGTCACATCAAACTGTGAAGAAGATATTACCTTGAGCAGTGAAGAGATGAAAAACATTGCACTGATTATGGATGTAAAACTTCCTGTAAAGGTAAGAATCGGAAAAAAAAGAATGTTGTTAAAAGATGTACTGAATATGGATATCGGTTCGGTTATTGAATTAAACCAATTGGCAAATGATCCGTTGGATATTTTGGTGGATAATCATGTTATAGCACAAGGTGAAGTAGTTATTGTAGATGGTAACTTTGGAATACAGGTAACAACGATAGGCACAAAGAAAGAAAGATTAACACAGCTTAAGGGTTAA
- the folK gene encoding 2-amino-4-hydroxy-6-hydroxymethyldihydropteridine diphosphokinase: protein MYRKRKINKRLTSFYSLHFPYTAHAKSRHRYETVVGVGGNVGDVRRRFEHLLVVLQKDKRVSIVKTSLILKNPPFGYTDQDDFFNSILVLKTSMQPRVFLRFLLRLEKKFGRKRTFENAPRTLDLDIIFFDNRTIHTQDLIVPHPFYAQRESVMIPLSGVGR from the coding sequence ATGTACAGGAAACGCAAGATAAACAAAAGATTGACCTCTTTTTACAGCTTGCATTTCCCTTATACTGCCCATGCCAAAAGTCGGCATAGATATGAAACTGTTGTAGGTGTCGGTGGAAATGTCGGAGATGTACGTCGAAGATTTGAGCATCTTCTTGTGGTATTGCAAAAAGATAAAAGAGTATCAATAGTAAAAACATCATTGATTTTAAAAAATCCTCCTTTTGGCTATACAGACCAGGATGATTTTTTCAACTCAATACTTGTTTTAAAAACTTCAATGCAGCCAAGAGTTTTTTTACGCTTTTTACTGAGACTGGAAAAAAAATTTGGCAGAAAAAGAACTTTTGAAAATGCACCAAGGACGCTAGATTTGGATATTATATTTTTTGATAACCGTACAATACATACACAAGATTTAATTGTGCCGCATCCTTTTTATGCACAAAGAGAAAGTGTAATGATACCTTTGTCAGGTGTTGGTAGATGA
- a CDS encoding MinD/ParA family protein yields the protein MIGNQAQKLEELVASNSQKKKSKKTRFIAITSGKGGVGKSTISSNLAYALSQQGLNVGIFDADIGLANLDVMFNVKIKKNILHVLKGEATVSDILIPITRNLILIPGESGDEILKYSDMALFDRFMQEAQVLNKLDVMIIDTGAGIGEHIQMFLNAADDVIVVTVPDPAAITDAYATIKTIATLRNDVFMIMNQVKNEKEAFGVFEKIKKVAKANIGEKLDLQLIGKMNADAKVSTSVKQRALFRRLYPASQPSRDIDAIVRKIIQKLERNVLVTSNESGLSGLFKRLMDHF from the coding sequence ATGATTGGGAATCAGGCACAAAAGCTTGAAGAACTGGTTGCTTCAAATTCCCAAAAGAAAAAATCAAAAAAAACACGTTTTATCGCAATTACAAGTGGTAAAGGCGGAGTGGGCAAAAGTACTATAAGTTCAAACCTTGCCTACGCGTTGTCTCAGCAGGGTTTGAATGTGGGAATATTTGATGCAGATATAGGACTGGCCAATCTGGATGTTATGTTTAATGTAAAAATCAAAAAAAACATTTTACATGTACTCAAAGGTGAGGCGACGGTTAGCGATATTTTAATTCCTATTACCCGTAATCTTATTCTTATTCCTGGTGAGAGCGGTGATGAAATATTAAAATATTCCGATATGGCACTGTTTGACAGGTTTATGCAGGAGGCACAGGTTTTAAACAAACTTGATGTTATGATTATAGATACGGGAGCCGGGATTGGAGAGCATATTCAAATGTTTTTAAATGCGGCAGATGATGTAATTGTTGTAACAGTTCCCGATCCTGCAGCAATTACCGACGCCTATGCAACGATTAAAACAATTGCGACACTCAGAAATGATGTATTTATGATAATGAATCAGGTGAAAAATGAAAAAGAGGCTTTTGGTGTTTTTGAAAAAATTAAAAAAGTTGCCAAGGCAAATATAGGTGAAAAACTGGACCTGCAGTTGATTGGGAAAATGAATGCTGATGCGAAAGTGTCAACATCCGTAAAACAGCGCGCACTTTTTAGAAGGCTTTATCCTGCATCACAGCCGAGCAGAGACATAGATGCAATTGTGCGTAAAATTATACAAAAGCTGGAACGAAATGTGCTGGTTACATCCAATGAAAGTGGATTGTCAGGTCTGTTTAAAAGATTAATGGACCATTTTTAA
- the flhF gene encoding flagellar biosynthesis protein FlhF translates to MKILTFTGRSPSEALKKAKMEIGDEGMLIETKEIQKKALGREALYEIVIGIDEEMIPSTYKKAKKPLSKQQPLKEESREILFDISNAAQQISKISNVTDPLENLYQPSSQQTATAVEPKELKEIKSEINKLTDKVKIIQNMFWDEKSPNLSSQIPPEFSEIYRLASQSGMNREHLDTLMQVTLEHMPLKMRENSSTVKRYFQTILRKMVPIRRETLPNIGAKKVIMLVGPTGVGKTTSIAKLAARYSFLMEKKYKVGLVVLDTYRIGAVEQLMQYARMMKLGIETVVDPPEFSSALESLKYCDYILIDTMGSSPYDRVKIEKIYECLNANNTQYNVDVVLVMPSSIKYEDLKVTYDSFSTLGVDTLMFTKLDETMGFGNIFSLAYETKKPISYFSVGQEVPEDLVCASSDFLIECLLNGFNRSKV, encoded by the coding sequence ATGAAAATATTGACTTTTACCGGGCGCAGTCCCTCAGAGGCATTGAAAAAAGCAAAAATGGAAATTGGTGATGAGGGTATGCTCATTGAAACCAAAGAGATTCAAAAAAAAGCTTTAGGCAGAGAAGCACTCTATGAGATAGTAATCGGCATAGATGAAGAGATGATTCCGTCTACCTATAAAAAAGCAAAAAAACCACTTTCCAAACAGCAACCGCTCAAAGAAGAGAGTCGGGAAATACTTTTTGATATTTCCAATGCGGCACAACAAATTTCTAAAATTTCAAATGTGACCGATCCTTTGGAGAACTTATATCAGCCTTCATCACAACAAACGGCTACTGCTGTTGAACCAAAAGAGCTAAAAGAGATAAAATCTGAAATCAATAAACTGACAGATAAGGTAAAAATTATTCAAAATATGTTTTGGGATGAAAAATCACCAAATCTTTCAAGTCAAATTCCGCCGGAATTTTCTGAAATTTATCGTCTTGCCTCACAAAGCGGAATGAACAGGGAACATTTGGATACTCTTATGCAGGTTACTTTGGAACATATGCCGTTGAAAATGCGAGAAAACTCTTCCACTGTAAAAAGGTATTTTCAAACAATACTTCGAAAAATGGTTCCTATCCGAAGAGAAACACTGCCTAATATAGGTGCGAAAAAAGTTATTATGCTTGTCGGACCAACAGGTGTGGGAAAGACAACTTCTATTGCCAAACTTGCTGCCAGATACTCTTTTTTAATGGAAAAAAAGTACAAAGTCGGACTGGTTGTACTTGACACCTATCGCATAGGTGCCGTCGAGCAGTTGATGCAGTATGCACGAATGATGAAACTTGGAATTGAAACAGTTGTTGATCCTCCGGAGTTTTCAAGTGCTCTGGAGTCTCTCAAATATTGTGACTATATATTGATTGATACAATGGGATCGAGTCCTTATGACAGAGTAAAAATTGAAAAAATATATGAGTGTCTCAACGCAAATAACACGCAATACAATGTGGATGTAGTACTGGTAATGCCAAGTTCAATTAAATATGAAGACCTAAAGGTGACCTATGACAGCTTTTCAACACTGGGTGTAGATACACTGATGTTTACAAAACTGGATGAGACGATGGGTTTTGGAAATATTTTTTCACTGGCTTATGAAACAAAAAAACCGATAAGTTACTTTTCTGTAGGTCAGGAAGTACCGGAAGATTTAGTATGTGCGAGCAGTGATTTTTTAATTGAGTGTCTTTTGAACGGATTTAACAGGAGTAAGGTATGA
- the fliM gene encoding flagellar motor switch protein FliM has translation MADILSQEEIDALLDVVEDEGENVLESDEDALLPQRQVTLYDFKRPNRVSKEQLRAFRGVHDKMARSLASQISSIMRSIVEIQLHSVDQMTYGEFLMSLPNPTSFNVFSVKPLEGSGIIEINPSIAFPMLDRLLGGKGEPFDASREFSDIELSLFETILRVMMSTLKEAWAPVMEIYPTIESKESSPNVVQIVAQNEIVVMVVMEIIIGHSSGMMNICYPVISLEPVLPKLASRDLMLNETSSKKSRNMELKVLLGGAKVNVEANLGDADLTMHDILELKIGDVIRLSSAADDIVTVAVDGKERFRGEIGLRRFRKSISITEIIETEKDTVKRALENLEKQRHEKISGVKDIIHEGEMEFENKYEE, from the coding sequence ATGGCAGATATACTATCACAGGAAGAAATCGATGCGCTTTTGGATGTTGTTGAAGATGAAGGTGAAAATGTCTTAGAGAGTGATGAAGATGCTCTTTTGCCTCAACGGCAGGTAACTCTCTATGATTTTAAACGTCCAAACAGGGTTTCAAAGGAACAACTTCGTGCATTTCGCGGTGTTCATGACAAAATGGCCAGAAGTCTGGCTTCTCAGATATCTTCAATTATGCGTTCTATTGTTGAAATACAGCTGCATTCTGTTGATCAAATGACCTATGGTGAATTTTTGATGAGTTTGCCAAATCCTACAAGTTTTAATGTGTTTTCGGTAAAACCCCTTGAGGGAAGCGGCATTATAGAAATCAATCCCTCCATTGCTTTTCCTATGCTTGACAGATTGCTTGGAGGAAAAGGAGAACCTTTTGATGCAAGTCGGGAATTTTCGGATATAGAACTCAGCCTGTTTGAAACAATACTTCGTGTTATGATGAGCACATTAAAAGAGGCATGGGCCCCTGTTATGGAAATTTATCCGACAATAGAATCCAAAGAATCTTCTCCGAATGTCGTTCAAATTGTTGCACAAAACGAAATTGTTGTTATGGTGGTGATGGAAATTATCATAGGCCACAGTTCCGGTATGATGAATATATGCTATCCTGTTATCTCATTGGAACCTGTTTTGCCAAAACTTGCCAGTCGTGATTTAATGTTAAACGAAACAAGTTCTAAAAAAAGTAGAAATATGGAACTGAAGGTTCTTCTCGGTGGGGCAAAAGTAAATGTAGAGGCAAATTTGGGTGATGCAGATTTAACTATGCATGATATACTTGAACTGAAAATCGGTGATGTAATCAGGCTCTCAAGTGCTGCAGATGACATTGTGACTGTTGCAGTAGACGGAAAAGAGAGATTTCGCGGTGAAATAGGACTGCGTAGGTTCAGAAAATCAATCAGTATTACAGAGATTATTGAAACAGAAAAAGATACTGTCAAGCGCGCACTTGAGAATTTAGAAAAACAAAGACACGAAAAAATTTCCGGGGTTAAAGATATAATTCATGAAGGTGAAATGGAATTTGAAAACAAATATGAGGAGTAA